The proteins below come from a single Kitasatospora sp. NBC_00315 genomic window:
- a CDS encoding inositol monophosphatase, whose product MISSSAGSDDAELATVGASAGADVVRRLYGRQLARIDKGAGDFATAADVEAEKAILGVIRAARPDDAILGEEGGQQGAADAVRQWLVDPLCGTLNYAAATMLVAVNVALRDGAAAVADPFNDEVFFTDGESAWVRHDGVDERLAPSSATRLVDVNLDPPFPSAPGFRAVDLLGRPEFVERFRPRVLSTTLALAWVATGRRAAYVTDGGDLTGSVHFAAGIALCRAAGCVVTGIDGAPVGEAGRGLLVAADAQTHESLMSIIRGRGRCGDRLP is encoded by the coding sequence ATGATCAGCTCATCCGCGGGTTCCGACGATGCCGAGCTCGCCACAGTCGGCGCATCTGCCGGGGCGGACGTGGTGCGCCGCCTGTACGGCCGTCAGCTCGCCCGCATCGACAAGGGAGCGGGGGACTTCGCCACCGCCGCCGACGTGGAAGCGGAGAAGGCGATCCTCGGCGTCATCCGTGCTGCCCGCCCCGATGACGCGATCCTCGGCGAGGAGGGCGGGCAGCAGGGTGCGGCCGACGCTGTACGCCAGTGGCTGGTGGATCCCCTGTGCGGCACGCTGAACTACGCGGCCGCCACCATGCTGGTGGCCGTCAACGTAGCGCTGCGCGACGGAGCGGCGGCCGTGGCCGACCCGTTCAACGACGAGGTCTTCTTCACCGACGGTGAGAGCGCCTGGGTGCGGCACGACGGGGTCGACGAGCGGTTGGCGCCCTCGTCGGCCACCCGCCTGGTGGACGTCAACCTCGATCCGCCGTTCCCGAGCGCGCCCGGATTCCGAGCCGTGGACCTCCTGGGCCGGCCCGAGTTCGTCGAGCGCTTCCGGCCCAGGGTCCTCTCCACGACGTTGGCCCTGGCCTGGGTCGCCACCGGCAGGCGCGCCGCGTACGTCACCGATGGTGGCGACCTGACCGGGAGCGTGCACTTCGCCGCCGGAATCGCCCTGTGCCGGGCAGCCGGCTGCGTTGTCACCGGGATCGACGGCGCACCGGTCGGTGAGGCGGGTCGCGGCCTGCTGGTGGCCGCCGACGCGCAGACCCACGAATCACTGATGTCGATCATCCGCGGCCGAGGCCGGTGCGGCGATCGGCTCCCGTGA
- a CDS encoding dolichyl-phosphate-mannose--protein mannosyltransferase, protein MIPENATASAGLPRQVADRRPTPWERQLHRAGYVARPHLSVRDRLVAPFPEPGSRMRHTLGLSPAAAHRLARWSGWGGPLLVTLLAGLPRFWRLGSPRAVVFDETYYAKDAWSLLRLGYEGSWPDHLASDPQILGSPQVIPLSDSGAFVAHPPTGKWVIALGEWMFGLGPFGWRFMTAALGTLSVLMLCRTGRRLFRSTLLGCLAGALMAVDGLHYVMSRTALLDLVVMVFALAAFGSLLVDRDRTRARLAAALPVDGLGRAHPDGHTGARAGTGPRPWRLAAGLFLGLSASVKWNGLYFLASFLVLTLLWDAGARRTAGARRPYRAVLRRDCWSALSLAAVAALVYLATWTGWFRSDQGYGRHWADGRGGTWSWIPAPLRSLWHYEYEVYQFNVGLHTPHAYESNPWSWLVLGRPVLFHYTQAEPGTAGCHAATACSQTILALGTPLLWWSACCALVYLLHRWALRRDWRSGAVLCGVGAGYLPWFLYQDRTIFSFYAVAFVPYLSLAVTMMLGALPGPPGASEGRRVRGAVVAGALVLLIGWNFVHFLPIYTGQSIPYADWRARLWLDSWY, encoded by the coding sequence GTGATCCCCGAGAACGCGACCGCCTCCGCCGGCCTGCCCCGGCAGGTGGCCGACCGCCGGCCGACCCCCTGGGAGCGGCAACTGCACCGCGCCGGGTACGTCGCGCGCCCGCACCTCTCCGTGCGCGACCGCCTGGTGGCGCCGTTTCCCGAACCCGGATCGCGGATGCGGCACACGCTCGGACTGTCCCCGGCGGCGGCGCACCGGCTGGCGCGGTGGTCCGGCTGGGGCGGGCCGCTGCTGGTCACGCTCCTCGCCGGGCTGCCGCGCTTCTGGCGCCTGGGCAGCCCGCGGGCGGTCGTCTTCGACGAGACGTACTACGCCAAGGACGCCTGGTCCCTGCTGCGGCTCGGCTACGAGGGCAGCTGGCCGGACCACCTGGCCTCCGACCCGCAGATCCTCGGCAGCCCCCAGGTGATCCCGCTGTCCGACTCCGGGGCGTTCGTCGCGCACCCGCCGACGGGCAAGTGGGTGATCGCCCTCGGCGAGTGGATGTTCGGACTCGGCCCGTTCGGCTGGCGCTTCATGACGGCGGCTCTGGGCACCCTGTCGGTGCTGATGCTGTGCCGCACGGGGCGCCGTCTGTTCCGTTCGACCCTGCTGGGATGCCTGGCCGGGGCCCTGATGGCGGTGGACGGCCTGCACTACGTGATGAGCCGCACGGCGCTGCTCGACCTCGTCGTGATGGTTTTCGCCCTGGCGGCGTTCGGGTCCCTGCTCGTCGACCGGGACCGCACGCGGGCCCGGCTCGCGGCCGCCCTGCCGGTCGACGGGCTCGGCCGGGCACACCCGGACGGGCACACCGGCGCCCGCGCCGGGACGGGCCCGCGGCCCTGGCGCCTCGCGGCCGGGCTCTTCCTCGGACTGTCGGCCTCGGTCAAGTGGAACGGCCTGTACTTCCTGGCTTCCTTCCTCGTCCTCACCCTGCTGTGGGACGCCGGCGCCCGCCGCACCGCGGGCGCGCGTCGCCCCTACCGCGCGGTGCTGCGCAGGGACTGCTGGTCGGCGCTCTCCCTCGCCGCGGTCGCCGCCCTGGTGTACCTGGCGACCTGGACCGGCTGGTTCCGGTCCGACCAGGGGTACGGGCGGCACTGGGCGGACGGCCGCGGCGGCACCTGGTCGTGGATCCCGGCCCCGCTCCGCAGCCTGTGGCACTACGAGTACGAGGTTTACCAGTTCAACGTGGGGCTGCACACACCCCACGCGTACGAGTCGAACCCCTGGAGCTGGCTGGTCCTCGGCCGTCCCGTGCTGTTCCACTACACGCAGGCGGAGCCCGGCACGGCCGGCTGCCACGCCGCCACCGCCTGCTCGCAGACGATCCTCGCCCTCGGAACACCGCTCCTGTGGTGGTCGGCCTGCTGCGCGCTCGTGTACCTGCTCCACCGATGGGCGCTGCGGCGCGACTGGCGCTCCGGCGCCGTCCTGTGCGGGGTGGGGGCCGGCTACCTGCCCTGGTTCCTCTACCAGGACCGCACGATCTTCTCCTTCTACGCGGTCGCCTTCGTGCCGTACCTGAGCCTGGCCGTGACGATGATGCTGGGAGCCCTGCCGGGGCCGCCGGGGGCGAGCGAGGGGCGCCGCGTCCGGGGTGCGGTGGTGGCAGGGGCGCTCGTCCTGCTCATCGGCTGGAACTTCGTCCACTTCCTTCCGATCTACACGGGGCAGAGCATCCCGTACGCCGACTGGCGCGCCAGGTTGTGGCTCGACAGCTGGTACTGA
- a CDS encoding SigE family RNA polymerase sigma factor, whose protein sequence is MTGQLRADEFDRFVAARWSALLHLARLLTGGDRHRAEDLLQESLVKLWFAWPRVAEQAPEAYVRKVLARAAARSARRRWWGEQPVGRLPDPPGSADEAAAVDERTGLEAVLALLPARQRAAVVLRYYQDLPEGQVAEVLGCPLGTARSLTARGVARLRQLLAEAVGPVE, encoded by the coding sequence GTGACGGGGCAGTTGCGGGCCGACGAGTTCGACCGCTTCGTGGCGGCTCGCTGGTCGGCGCTGCTCCACCTGGCGCGGCTGCTCACCGGCGGGGACCGGCACCGGGCCGAGGACCTGCTGCAGGAGTCGCTCGTCAAGCTGTGGTTCGCCTGGCCGAGGGTGGCCGAGCAGGCGCCGGAGGCGTACGTACGCAAGGTCCTGGCCCGTGCCGCGGCCCGCTCGGCACGGCGCCGCTGGTGGGGCGAGCAGCCCGTCGGCCGGCTGCCCGACCCGCCCGGCTCGGCGGACGAGGCCGCGGCCGTGGACGAACGGACCGGGTTGGAGGCCGTGCTGGCGTTGCTTCCGGCGCGGCAGCGGGCCGCGGTGGTGCTGCGCTACTACCAGGACCTGCCCGAGGGGCAGGTCGCGGAGGTGCTGGGGTGCCCGCTGGGTACCGCCCGGTCGCTCACGGCCCGTGGCGTCGCACGGTTGCGGCAGCTGCTGGCCGAGGCGGTCGGCCCGGTCGAGTGA
- a CDS encoding methyltransferase domain-containing protein, producing the protein MAEHQEETKAAYGGIVELYASMFANRLETQPFTRNMIGTFAELVRGTGNPRAADVGCGPGHLTAMLHDLGLDAFGLDLSPAMVDHARRAHPALRFDEARMEALPVEDGSLGGVLAHYSMIHTPPGELPALLAEQARVLAPGGLLLVSFFATDAPDPVRFAHKVTPAYSWPADRFAELLAGAGFATFARLLHDPASERGFLDAHLLARLR; encoded by the coding sequence GTGGCGGAGCACCAGGAAGAAACCAAGGCGGCCTACGGCGGGATCGTCGAGCTGTACGCGTCGATGTTCGCCAATCGGCTGGAGACGCAGCCGTTCACGCGGAACATGATCGGCACCTTCGCCGAGCTGGTGCGTGGGACGGGGAATCCGCGGGCGGCCGACGTCGGCTGCGGGCCCGGACATCTGACCGCCATGCTGCACGACCTGGGACTGGACGCCTTCGGGCTCGACCTCTCCCCGGCGATGGTCGACCACGCCCGGCGGGCCCATCCCGCACTGCGGTTCGACGAGGCGCGGATGGAGGCCCTCCCGGTTGAGGACGGCTCGCTCGGCGGAGTGCTGGCCCACTACTCGATGATCCACACTCCTCCCGGGGAACTACCCGCGCTGCTCGCCGAGCAGGCGCGGGTCCTGGCGCCGGGGGGTCTGCTCCTGGTCTCGTTCTTCGCGACGGACGCGCCCGATCCGGTCCGCTTCGCCCACAAGGTGACGCCCGCCTACAGCTGGCCGGCGGACCGGTTCGCCGAGCTGCTCGCCGGGGCCGGGTTCGCCACCTTCGCCCGACTGCTCCACGACCCGGCCTCCGAGCGGGGCTTCCTCGACGCCCACTTGCTGGCCCGGCTCCGATAG
- a CDS encoding anti-sigma factor RsbA family regulatory protein, with protein MTATVPPASGRSETPFRHELYPYRGDAQFLSGTLGFIHEALEADEAVVVAVPSDKTSLLRGELVDEPAVTFVDTTTAGPNPGRHIAAWSAWMNEHGEGGRPVRAIGETAWRHARSAAHLSELRYHEWLLNRAFARSSTWSMLCPYDAADDDQDALRSLSRCHPLIRRHDRHVANEEYLTAEVYPFDELAGPCDPFQELSYTDGDLAAIRSKVSQCASDAGVPPNRLPKLAVAVTEIATNSIRHGGGHGTLRTWAQDATFLCEFHDSGYISDVMAGRSRPAADQIGGRGLWLAHQLCDLVEIRSTCDTGTTIRLHMDAARQQ; from the coding sequence ATGACCGCGACCGTGCCCCCGGCGTCCGGCCGGAGCGAGACCCCGTTCCGCCACGAGCTGTACCCCTACCGCGGGGACGCGCAGTTCCTGTCCGGGACCTTGGGCTTCATCCACGAGGCCCTGGAGGCCGACGAGGCGGTGGTCGTCGCCGTGCCCTCGGACAAGACCTCGCTCCTGCGCGGCGAACTCGTGGACGAACCCGCCGTCACCTTCGTCGACACCACGACGGCCGGCCCCAACCCCGGCCGGCACATCGCCGCCTGGTCGGCCTGGATGAACGAGCACGGCGAGGGCGGCAGGCCCGTACGCGCCATCGGAGAGACCGCCTGGCGCCACGCGCGCAGCGCGGCGCACCTCTCGGAGCTGCGCTACCACGAGTGGCTCCTGAACCGGGCCTTCGCGCGCAGCTCCACCTGGTCGATGCTGTGCCCCTACGACGCCGCCGACGACGACCAGGACGCCCTGCGATCGCTCTCGCGCTGTCACCCGCTGATCCGCCGGCACGACCGGCACGTGGCCAACGAGGAGTACCTGACCGCCGAGGTGTACCCCTTCGACGAGCTGGCCGGCCCGTGCGATCCGTTCCAGGAGCTGAGCTACACGGACGGTGACCTGGCCGCGATCCGCTCGAAGGTCTCGCAGTGCGCGTCCGACGCGGGTGTCCCGCCGAACCGACTGCCGAAACTGGCCGTCGCCGTCACGGAGATCGCGACGAACAGCATCCGCCACGGCGGAGGCCACGGCACCCTGCGCACCTGGGCCCAGGACGCGACGTTCCTCTGCGAGTTCCACGACTCCGGCTACATCTCCGACGTGATGGCCGGCCGCAGCCGCCCCGCCGCGGATCAGATCGGCGGCCGCGGCCTCTGGCTCGCCCACCAGCTCTGCGACCTCGTCGAGATACGCTCCACCTGCGACACGGGAACCACCATCCGCCTGCACATGGACGCCGCCCGGCAGCAGTAG
- a CDS encoding MEDS domain-containing protein encodes MRAARALATLDEVDLGDHVCWRMEPAATLADARAYVADGALYGDKVVVIGALDTVGSERDKVPSAPGILGLPDAADTDVMLAAVRREVRTAVREGFRSVRVLTEPVPPTAAGGAEELLARELKLDEFASESGAIVVCAFRPSQWDRSTLEGVACMHPHEVGTRAARPAFRMFSTGVDRWSVDGVVDSECAATFNAAVRAAVRCTPTVKLRFDAVEIIDAAGMHALIDAARHLPGRRIVVEGANDTVRLCWELAGYAAADLPVVMAT; translated from the coding sequence GTGAGAGCGGCGCGGGCTTTGGCGACGTTGGACGAGGTCGACCTCGGTGACCACGTCTGCTGGCGGATGGAACCGGCTGCCACGCTGGCCGATGCTCGCGCCTACGTGGCCGACGGAGCCCTGTACGGGGACAAGGTCGTGGTCATCGGTGCTCTCGACACCGTTGGGTCGGAGCGCGACAAAGTCCCCTCGGCCCCGGGGATCCTCGGTCTGCCGGACGCGGCGGACACGGATGTGATGCTGGCCGCGGTGCGCAGGGAGGTCCGAACCGCAGTCCGGGAGGGCTTCCGGTCGGTGCGGGTCCTCACCGAACCGGTGCCCCCGACGGCGGCCGGCGGGGCCGAGGAGCTGCTGGCCCGGGAGCTCAAGCTCGACGAGTTCGCCTCGGAGAGCGGTGCCATCGTGGTGTGCGCCTTCCGGCCGTCGCAGTGGGACCGGTCTACGCTGGAGGGCGTGGCATGTATGCATCCCCACGAGGTGGGCACACGTGCTGCGCGTCCGGCCTTTCGGATGTTCAGCACGGGCGTCGACCGGTGGAGTGTGGACGGAGTGGTCGACTCGGAGTGCGCGGCGACGTTCAACGCCGCGGTCCGCGCCGCCGTCCGGTGTACCCCCACGGTGAAGCTGCGGTTCGACGCCGTCGAGATCATCGACGCCGCCGGCATGCACGCCCTGATCGACGCGGCCCGTCACCTGCCCGGCCGCCGGATCGTCGTGGAGGGCGCCAACGACACCGTGCGCCTGTGCTGGGAACTGGCGGGTTACGCGGCCGCCGACCTGCCGGTGGTGATGGCGACATGA
- the sigJ gene encoding RNA polymerase sigma factor SigJ — MSTDEHAERFTLLRPLLFTIVYEMLGSATESDDVLQDSYLRWADVDLATVRDTKSYLAQLVTRQALNALRASARRREDYVGPWLPEPLLLDDNDASADMVLAESVSMAMLVLLETLTPDERAVFVLREVFGFDYDDVALAVGKSVVTVRQVAHRAREHVRARRRRFEPVDAARTARITRQFMTAAATGDLEGLLSLLAPDACWTADSGGRTTAARRPVVGAEKVAAVLMSIFRRGRLVNPRIEVVNCNNMPAMVVHGGDRPEGVFLAEILDGKITSIYAVRNPDKLVALAVPRRISR, encoded by the coding sequence GTGAGCACCGACGAGCACGCCGAGCGGTTCACCCTGCTGCGGCCGCTGCTGTTCACGATCGTCTACGAGATGCTCGGCTCGGCGACCGAATCCGACGACGTGCTGCAGGACAGCTACCTACGGTGGGCCGACGTCGACCTCGCGACGGTGCGGGACACCAAGTCGTACCTGGCCCAGCTGGTGACCCGGCAGGCGCTCAACGCACTGCGGGCGAGTGCGCGCCGTCGCGAGGACTACGTCGGCCCGTGGCTGCCCGAACCGCTGCTGCTCGACGACAACGACGCGTCGGCCGACATGGTGCTCGCCGAGTCCGTGTCGATGGCGATGCTCGTGCTGCTCGAAACACTCACCCCCGACGAGCGTGCGGTGTTCGTGCTGCGCGAGGTGTTCGGCTTCGACTACGACGACGTCGCCCTGGCGGTGGGCAAGTCCGTGGTGACGGTGCGCCAGGTGGCGCACCGCGCCCGCGAGCACGTGCGGGCGCGGCGTAGGCGCTTCGAGCCCGTCGACGCGGCGAGGACCGCGCGCATCACCCGGCAGTTCATGACCGCGGCGGCAACCGGTGACCTGGAAGGGCTGCTCTCGCTGCTCGCACCGGACGCCTGCTGGACCGCGGACAGCGGCGGAAGGACCACCGCGGCGCGTCGGCCGGTGGTGGGGGCGGAGAAGGTGGCCGCCGTCCTCATGAGCATCTTCCGCAGGGGGCGGCTGGTGAACCCGCGGATCGAGGTGGTCAACTGCAACAACATGCCCGCGATGGTGGTCCACGGTGGCGACCGCCCGGAAGGCGTCTTCCTGGCCGAGATCCTCGACGGGAAGATCACCAGCATCTACGCCGTCCGCAACCCGGACAAGCTCGTCGCGCTGGCGGTGCCGCGTCGGATCAGCCGGTGA
- a CDS encoding NAD(P)/FAD-dependent oxidoreductase — MTQHSNPSKVVVIGGGYAGTLATNRLRMNADVDITLVNPRSKFVERIRLHQFVAGTGDATIDYDTLLGEGVRLVVDSATRIDAASRTVRLASGRTLDYDYVIYAVGSTAATPSSVPGAVEFALPIAEFESALRLRARLEELPAGAPVVVVGGGLTGIETAAELAEQGRSVTLLCGRTLAPSLSAPGRRYVAKWLARHGVAVLDAGVVTEVRPDSVVLADGSAEGAVLPSALTVWAAGFGVPELAAASGLRTDTLGRLLTDETLTSVDDDRILAAGDAAAPSGRPLRMSSYAAGPLGALAADTVLSRIAGTEPAVIDLAFAGACVSLGRRAAVRQPARKDDTAVGVYIGGRTGAAIKELTCRFVVSKRIRGEARKPGSMSWPQGGPRPEGPTPASQEVTSP, encoded by the coding sequence ATGACTCAACACAGCAACCCCAGCAAGGTCGTGGTCATCGGCGGTGGCTACGCCGGAACGCTCGCGACCAACCGTCTGCGGATGAACGCCGACGTCGACATCACTCTGGTCAATCCCCGTTCGAAGTTCGTCGAACGCATCCGGCTGCACCAGTTCGTGGCCGGTACCGGCGACGCCACGATCGACTACGACACGCTGCTCGGCGAGGGCGTCCGGCTGGTCGTCGACAGCGCCACGCGCATCGACGCCGCCTCCCGCACCGTGCGGCTGGCGTCTGGCCGCACCCTGGACTACGACTACGTCATCTACGCGGTCGGCAGCACCGCGGCGACACCGTCCTCGGTGCCCGGCGCGGTCGAGTTCGCCCTTCCCATCGCTGAATTCGAGTCCGCGCTGCGGCTGCGCGCCAGGCTGGAGGAGTTGCCCGCCGGTGCTCCGGTCGTCGTGGTCGGCGGCGGCTTGACCGGCATCGAGACGGCCGCCGAGCTGGCCGAGCAGGGACGCTCCGTCACGCTGCTGTGCGGCCGGACGCTGGCACCCTCCCTGAGCGCTCCGGGGCGCCGATATGTCGCCAAGTGGCTGGCCCGGCACGGGGTCGCCGTGCTCGATGCCGGCGTGGTGACCGAGGTCCGGCCGGATTCGGTCGTCCTCGCCGACGGTTCCGCCGAGGGTGCGGTGCTTCCGAGCGCACTGACGGTCTGGGCGGCGGGCTTCGGCGTGCCGGAGCTGGCGGCGGCGAGCGGGCTGCGCACCGACACGCTCGGCCGGCTGCTCACCGACGAGACGCTGACCAGCGTCGACGACGACCGCATCCTCGCAGCCGGCGACGCCGCCGCACCGTCGGGCCGACCGCTGCGGATGAGCAGCTACGCAGCCGGGCCGCTCGGGGCCCTGGCGGCCGACACCGTGCTGAGCCGCATCGCGGGAACCGAACCGGCGGTGATCGACCTGGCCTTCGCGGGGGCGTGCGTCAGCCTCGGCCGACGCGCCGCCGTCCGACAGCCGGCCCGCAAGGACGACACCGCGGTGGGCGTCTACATCGGCGGCCGCACGGGTGCGGCGATCAAGGAGCTGACCTGTAGGTTCGTCGTGTCGAAGAGGATCCGCGGGGAGGCCCGCAAGCCGGGTTCCATGAGCTGGCCCCAGGGCGGACCGCGTCCCGAGGGGCCGACCCCCGCTTCGCAGGAGGTCACCTCCCCGTGA
- the gcvH gene encoding glycine cleavage system protein GcvH: MTNIPSDRRYSKDHEWVLSLGRNEARIGITDHAQRQLGDIVFVEQPRVGDRFDAAEPFGSVESVKAVSEIFMPVGGTVSTINDTLGDDPETLNTDPYGDGWIVQVGLTDSKELDELLSAEQYEDYIGEKAR, encoded by the coding sequence ATGACGAACATCCCGAGTGACCGCAGGTACAGCAAGGACCACGAGTGGGTTCTTTCCCTGGGCAGGAACGAGGCGCGGATCGGCATCACCGACCACGCACAGCGACAGCTCGGGGACATCGTGTTCGTCGAGCAGCCGAGGGTAGGGGATCGATTCGATGCCGCCGAGCCCTTCGGCAGCGTGGAGTCGGTCAAGGCGGTCTCCGAGATCTTCATGCCGGTCGGCGGCACCGTCTCGACGATCAACGACACCCTCGGCGACGATCCGGAGACCCTCAACACCGATCCCTACGGGGACGGCTGGATCGTGCAGGTCGGCCTCACCGACTCGAAGGAGCTCGACGAACTGCTGAGCGCGGAACAGTACGAGGACTACATCGGCGAGAAGGCCCGGTAG
- a CDS encoding VOC family protein: MMSVKKFQVTFDCAEPERLARFWCEVLGYVVPPPPEGFATWDDFKHSLPPEQQDAWFACGDPSGVGPRLYFQRVPEGKAAKNRLHLDVRVGTGLVGEERLATLEAECARLVSLGAVHVRTLFADDVNESCIPMQDIEGNEFCVD; the protein is encoded by the coding sequence ATGATGTCTGTCAAGAAGTTCCAAGTCACCTTCGACTGCGCAGAACCTGAGCGCCTCGCCCGTTTCTGGTGCGAGGTGTTGGGGTACGTCGTGCCGCCGCCACCGGAGGGGTTTGCCACCTGGGACGACTTCAAGCACTCGCTGCCACCGGAGCAGCAGGACGCATGGTTCGCCTGCGGCGACCCGTCAGGTGTGGGCCCGCGCCTGTATTTCCAGCGCGTCCCCGAAGGAAAGGCCGCCAAGAACCGGCTGCATCTTGACGTGCGGGTCGGCACCGGACTCGTGGGCGAGGAGCGCCTCGCCACACTCGAGGCCGAGTGCGCACGACTGGTCTCGCTCGGCGCGGTGCACGTGCGAACGCTGTTTGCCGATGACGTCAACGAGTCGTGCATCCCGATGCAGGACATCGAGGGCAACGAGTTCTGTGTCGACTGA
- a CDS encoding ricin-type beta-trefoil lectin domain protein: protein MKKSVAVAVLALVTAVGGAWTSASQAAGATAGPATVRATAASAASAAAVRLLPVGASFTYGSHSSTGNGYRGPLWDELTGEGHQLDFVGSVREGTMADPDNEGHPGYRIDAVAGLANASLTRYRPNVVTLIVGTSDLIQNHDVSNAPARLSALVDQILTADPGVSVMVANLPGATLPSLVSLTPAYNAAIPDMVQSKQAQGKHVEFVDMSAVTAADIGPDGIHPGDVGYQKMATAWNKGIQAADAAGWITPAASLGAATPGASGEVLAGAAGKCLDVNGSSSTDGTAVQLWGCNHGSAQTWTAYSDGSLRALGKCLNAAGGGTADGTKAQLATCNGTGAQVWQAYQGSYRNLVSGKCLDDPNGSTTDGTPAQLWTCNATAAQQWGHPGVGPVNAGAAGKCLDVSGGTNVNGTKAQLWDCNGSVAQQWVTRDGVVQGVGMCLDVTGAGTANGTPVEVWDCTGGANQVWQVGPDNSLVNPASGRCLDVPNSSASNGIQLEIWDCHAGTNQRWTVPGA, encoded by the coding sequence ATGAAGAAGTCAGTTGCGGTTGCCGTCCTGGCCCTGGTGACGGCGGTCGGCGGCGCCTGGACGAGTGCGTCGCAGGCTGCCGGTGCCACCGCCGGGCCGGCGACCGTCCGGGCCACGGCGGCCTCGGCCGCGTCCGCCGCCGCCGTGCGGCTGCTGCCGGTCGGCGCCTCCTTCACCTACGGCTCCCACAGCAGCACCGGGAACGGCTACCGGGGTCCACTGTGGGACGAGTTGACCGGAGAGGGCCACCAACTGGACTTCGTCGGCTCGGTCCGGGAGGGCACCATGGCCGACCCGGACAACGAGGGCCATCCCGGATACCGCATCGACGCGGTGGCCGGCCTGGCGAACGCGTCGCTCACCAGGTACAGGCCGAACGTGGTGACGTTGATCGTCGGCACGAGCGACCTGATACAGAACCACGACGTGTCCAACGCACCGGCCCGGCTCAGCGCTCTGGTCGACCAGATCCTGACCGCCGACCCCGGCGTGTCGGTGATGGTCGCCAACCTCCCGGGCGCCACGCTCCCCTCGCTGGTGTCACTGACACCCGCGTACAACGCGGCGATTCCCGACATGGTCCAGAGCAAGCAGGCCCAGGGCAAGCACGTCGAGTTCGTCGACATGAGTGCCGTCACCGCCGCGGACATCGGCCCCGACGGTATCCACCCCGGCGACGTCGGCTACCAGAAGATGGCCACCGCCTGGAACAAGGGCATCCAGGCGGCGGACGCGGCAGGGTGGATCACCCCGGCCGCGTCGCTGGGAGCGGCCACGCCCGGCGCGAGCGGCGAGGTGCTGGCCGGTGCGGCCGGCAAGTGCCTCGATGTGAACGGGAGCAGTTCCACCGACGGCACGGCCGTGCAGTTGTGGGGCTGCAACCACGGCTCGGCGCAGACGTGGACGGCGTACTCCGACGGCTCATTGCGCGCGCTGGGCAAGTGCCTGAACGCGGCCGGCGGCGGTACGGCCGACGGCACCAAGGCGCAGCTCGCCACCTGCAACGGCACGGGCGCGCAGGTGTGGCAGGCGTACCAGGGCTCCTACCGCAACCTGGTCTCCGGCAAGTGCCTGGACGACCCGAACGGCTCCACCACGGACGGCACCCCGGCGCAGTTGTGGACCTGCAACGCCACGGCGGCCCAGCAGTGGGGACACCCCGGGGTCGGCCCGGTGAACGCGGGTGCGGCAGGCAAGTGCCTGGACGTCAGCGGCGGCACGAACGTCAACGGCACCAAGGCCCAGCTGTGGGACTGCAACGGCTCGGTGGCCCAGCAGTGGGTCACCCGTGACGGTGTCGTCCAGGGCGTCGGCATGTGCCTGGACGTCACCGGTGCCGGCACCGCCAACGGCACTCCTGTCGAGGTCTGGGACTGCACCGGCGGCGCCAACCAGGTCTGGCAGGTGGGCCCGGACAACAGCCTGGTGAACCCGGCCTCGGGGCGCTGCCTCGATGTACCCAACAGCAGCGCCTCCAACGGCATCCAGTTGGAGATCTGGGACTGCCACGCCGGCACCAACCAGCGGTGGACGGTGCCCGGCGCGTGA